In Verrucomicrobiia bacterium, a single genomic region encodes these proteins:
- a CDS encoding Bax inhibitor-1/YccA family protein, with amino-acid sequence MEPLNFPSNAQSGAPSLIQTYMQRVYQWMAAGLALTGFVAYWTSGNLGLVKALYGGLFFPVLLVELGLVFWLSSQAQKISAKAAVIGFSIYSALNGMTLSYIFLVYAQSSIATVFLMTAATFAGVSLYGWTLKRDLGSMGSFFAMALIGIIVTSLINIFLKSPALEWVISYAGVALFIALTAYDTQKLKAIHQNYPDAPEQMAVLGALTLYLDFINMFLFLLRIFGRRK; translated from the coding sequence ATGGAACCGTTGAATTTTCCTTCAAATGCCCAGTCGGGCGCGCCGTCGCTGATCCAGACGTACATGCAGCGTGTGTACCAGTGGATGGCGGCGGGGCTTGCCTTGACCGGGTTCGTGGCTTACTGGACTTCGGGAAACCTGGGCTTGGTGAAAGCTTTGTACGGCGGGCTGTTCTTTCCCGTCCTGCTCGTCGAGCTCGGGCTGGTGTTCTGGCTTTCATCCCAAGCCCAGAAAATTTCCGCGAAGGCCGCCGTGATTGGGTTCTCCATTTATTCGGCCCTGAACGGCATGACCCTTTCGTACATTTTTCTGGTTTATGCGCAGTCTTCCATCGCCACGGTTTTCCTGATGACCGCCGCGACGTTTGCCGGCGTCAGCCTCTACGGCTGGACCCTGAAAAGGGACCTCGGCTCGATGGGAAGTTTTTTCGCGATGGCGCTGATCGGGATCATCGTGACGAGCCTGATCAATATATTCTTGAAGTCCCCGGCCCTGGAATGGGTCATCAGCTATGCAGGTGTCGCGCTCTTCATCGCGTTGACCGCTTATGACACGCAGAAGCTGAAAGCTATTCACCAGAACTATCCGGACGCGCCTGAGCAGATGGCGGTCCTGGGAGCGCTCACGCTGTACCTGGACTTCATCAACATGTTTCTCTTCCTGCTCAGGATTTTCGGCCGCCGCAAATAA
- a CDS encoding NUDIX hydrolase encodes MNPERKVLYEGQYIRFVAKGTWEYAERINCSGIVFIAAVTDDDKIILCEQFRVPVDRHVIEIPAGLVNDGVAKHEETLEEAAKRELLEETGYEAQKMVRMIEGPAAAGSSSAMIVFFRALGLKKVASGGGDETENIVVHEVPLKGIDTWLQTMEEKGKAIDPKVFTVLYLVRSTLYGGVK; translated from the coding sequence ATGAACCCTGAGCGCAAGGTTTTATATGAAGGCCAGTACATCCGGTTCGTGGCCAAAGGCACATGGGAATACGCGGAGCGGATCAACTGCAGCGGCATCGTTTTTATCGCGGCCGTCACCGATGACGACAAGATCATCCTTTGCGAACAGTTCCGGGTTCCCGTCGACCGCCACGTGATCGAGATTCCGGCGGGCCTGGTCAACGACGGCGTCGCCAAGCATGAGGAAACGCTGGAGGAAGCGGCCAAGAGGGAGCTCCTGGAGGAGACCGGCTACGAGGCCCAGAAAATGGTCCGGATGATCGAAGGTCCGGCCGCGGCAGGCTCTTCCTCAGCCATGATCGTTTTTTTCCGCGCGCTGGGCCTGAAAAAAGTCGCTTCAGGCGGAGGCGATGAAACCGAAAATATAGTTGTACATGAAGTGCCTTTGAAAGGCATTGACACGTGGCTTCAGACCATGGAAGAAAAGGGCAAGGCGATCGATCCCAAGGTGTTTACCGTCCTTTACCTGGTCCGGAGCACCCTTTACGGCGGAGTAAAATGA
- a CDS encoding gamma-glutamyltransferase codes for LMVPGRGFFLNNELTDFDAQPRDAEGRLAANAAGPGKRPRSSMSPTLVFKKDGRPVMIVGSPGGSKIIGAVLNVIVNVLDYGMTLDEALKSPRVINRDGPVELEAPLSGNAALKKKLAAQGLKTELAKPLGNVQAIVFQEGQLIGGSDPRGNGAAEGYGEF; via the coding sequence CTCATGGTGCCGGGGCGCGGATTTTTCCTGAACAACGAATTGACGGATTTCGATGCCCAGCCGCGCGACGCCGAAGGCCGGCTCGCGGCGAATGCGGCGGGCCCGGGCAAGCGGCCGCGCAGCAGCATGAGCCCCACGCTCGTTTTCAAAAAGGACGGCAGGCCCGTCATGATCGTGGGTTCGCCTGGCGGCTCGAAAATCATCGGCGCGGTCCTGAACGTGATCGTGAACGTCCTCGATTACGGCATGACGCTGGACGAGGCCCTGAAAAGCCCGCGCGTCATCAACCGCGACGGGCCGGTCGAGCTCGAGGCGCCCCTTTCCGGCAATGCGGCGCTGAAGAAAAAACTCGCGGCCCAGGGGCTCAAGACCGAATTGGCCAAGCCGCTCGGCAACGTGCAGGCCATCGTTTTCCAGGAAGGCCAACTCATCGGCGGAAGCGACCCGCGCGGCAACGGCGCGGCCGAAGGATATGGAGAATTCTGA
- a CDS encoding PEP-CTERM sorting domain-containing protein, with protein sequence MFHKIVYGFGLCLGLAVFTAAPVHAATFTNTIVFPASTSAVDTTSGNNLDFHYAHVLTGFDASLYSLTSATLSLTHSGNQNLGPTAEIWQAFSGQSTLLGTLGDSQTKPLKNSWALPVSVLAEIENGSPWSFDVFLSERTSFNSEKVDLLRSDLEFTAEEKKKTEQEPTGGSEPSTPVRADAPEPGSAMLFMLGLAMAGLRIICGGRKS encoded by the coding sequence ATGTTTCACAAGATTGTTTACGGCTTCGGGCTTTGCCTGGGGCTTGCCGTTTTTACGGCCGCGCCGGTTCACGCCGCGACCTTCACGAATACAATTGTGTTTCCGGCCTCGACCTCCGCAGTCGACACCACGTCCGGGAATAATCTCGACTTTCATTACGCCCACGTGCTTACGGGCTTTGACGCGAGCCTTTATTCCCTGACTTCAGCCACGCTGTCCCTGACGCACTCCGGCAATCAGAACCTCGGGCCCACCGCGGAAATCTGGCAGGCCTTCAGCGGCCAGAGCACCCTGCTGGGCACTTTGGGGGACAGCCAGACCAAGCCCCTGAAGAATTCGTGGGCGCTTCCGGTCAGTGTGCTCGCGGAAATCGAAAACGGCTCGCCGTGGTCGTTCGACGTATTCCTGTCGGAAAGGACTTCCTTTAATTCTGAAAAAGTGGACCTGCTGCGTTCAGATTTGGAATTCACGGCGGAAGAAAAAAAGAAAACGGAGCAAGAGCCAACGGGGGGATCGGAGCCTTCGACCCCGGTCCGGGCAGACGCTCCGGAACCGGGATCCGCAATGCTTTTCATGCTCGGCCTGGCGATGGCCGGGCTCAGGATTATTTGCGGCGGCCGAAAATCCTGA